A window of Schistocerca cancellata isolate TAMUIC-IGC-003103 chromosome 1, iqSchCanc2.1, whole genome shotgun sequence genomic DNA:
AATATGTCCCACCTTACACTCATTCAAAGCACAAACAGAGCTGTGTGTTGTTGGTGTAAGCACGCTAAGCCCAACAGAGCTGCAACAACAATAGGAGCAATATACGAAACATTCGAAACTTGACAACTCCTCCTGCTCCACTGATGACTTTCTGAGTAGATACTCACTACATCAACATGGGGGTTCCCAAACCTGATTTCATAAACCAGTTTCCCAATACCACATCtggttggtcatgtaaacactccatTATTGACTCTTGGACATGTAGTTCTAGATTCTGGATTTCCTTTGCTACAATCAATTTTTGCTCCATTGTAAATGTACAAATGTTTTTGAAatgtgcttgggctgtcaggtaacatactgtttttaaaatttttcaaataacttaGACAGAATTAATTTTTATGCAATGAAGGTGAAACAGAAATAATAGACAGGGAATGTTTACCTTTGgtatataagtaaaaaaaaaaacctactgttCTGACTACATAAAAACCAGAATAGGTGATTTCCAGAGGTCACAGGtgtcaaaaaaaaacaagaatcagGAAATCGATATTTGACTGGCCTAGAACAGCAGCTTCTGGTCTTAACATTTaaacatgtcagtcaaaaataTTTCCAAAGTTCAGTTTCCATCTTCCAGCAGTTGTCTCTCGTGTAAATACAGCAACTACGAATGTGAGTGTGGCACATTTAGCAAATTTTGTTGcagactgaaaacaaaaaaaaaaaaaaaaaatcagtaatgtaaATGGAAACATGTAGCCAGAGAAAATGTATATTATTTGTCAATCTACTGACATCACACATTATTGTGGGTTGTTGCAAAAATGATCCATGGAagatgggggaaaaaaaaaagtgtgataaaATGACAAGCTTTGTATGGGAGACCCACTTATACCTGTTATCTATAAGCCTTCAGTTGTGAACCATTGacatgaaaaattacaaattttaattttattttatttaaggtaGTGAAAAATGTATGTCCAATTCCAATTAGTTGCCTCATCCCAAACTAATTTGTGTTGCCTAATCTATAACCTcacatgacaaattttcttacCTGAATGTACACTATTCTCTTACAATTTCTCCTCCGCCATAGTTTGTAGTTCTTCACAACAGTATACAACACAACTTTCACAAGACAAACTGTCACACTTCTCACACAAATTGTCATCAACTCgagttttttttacaatttattccACCTACTCTGGGGCACTGTaaggaaattaaatgtaatacATCAAACAGCTTGGTGTATATGAGTATACTCTCCACATTTTAATACAAGGGGAAAAATATTCTGCTGAAAGTACTATGAACAACCATATTGTCAatgagaaaaaaaaactattttaaaatttcCGAGGATCAAAGGATAAGTAAAACACGCAGTAATAACTTTTGCAATAACTGCAATTTATTCATTAACACACTGTCCTCTGAGTTCAGAGCATCTCATCTAGTGAAGAACCCTGTTCCCTTATCCACAAAGAAAAGAAACTTCTTTCCAAATTTCCATAATAATCCTTTATCAGAAACAAGTATAACATTCATCCTAAGACTCTGCTGCTACATATGCAGAATGTACGCATCTGAGACGCTTTAAACTATTCATGAATcttaatgtgagtgttccattgtcactgGCAAATCAGTAATGTTTACATTATCAAATTTAAATTAATGTGGCCACTAATTAACACTTAAAAAAATACTGGAACTGCCCTCAACTCAGGTTATAATTTGCGGAATTTAGtttttaatacaaatattttgTCATTGCAAGAGACCTTTCTTGCTTTGCTACAAGATATATGACTACAGTCACTTAAAATATTTACCAGTAAACATCTTTATGTTTGAATAAAACACAAAGATCACTCTTACCAACACTTAATAAAATTTCCCTTTGTCCCTTGAAAATTAATCACATGTAAATCCACTTTTGTATGCTTCCCTAATTTTTACAGACTCAGTATGTTACAGGGTCTACATGAAGTCTCCCTATGGACATATTTTGCTATTTATTTACGAGTCTTGTGCCAAATAATTTTTCACAAAAAGAAATTGTGGTATTTTCTTATAATGAACAGGGATCACATGCCAAATAaggttaaaacacacacacaataacaaaaatgcctacaataaaataacaataagaGATGAAAACAAGAATGGTAAAAAAAAGAcctgatgaaaataaattacatgAAAAGTTGACAGCCAACTTCTctttaaaagaaggaaaaaaaaaaaaatcattagactGTAAAGGATAAGACTGGCGAATGCGGCTACATTGTCTGGGGATGGGTAATATCCATTAGTTAGTACTTGATTTCCCCATCAAACATCTCACATGTGAAAATACTCACACAATACATATTTCATAAATAACAGAGAGACTGTCTGTTTAATCCTCAGGTTGCACAAAAACGGTGAAAATTATGTACTTCATAGTTATGGGCACAAGGAAAAAGCCAGTGTTTCCTTTCACTGTCAGTATCCACTGTTTACAACTAATGCATGCTTGAAATGGAAACTGTAAGGGTTATGAGGacttaaacaattttcaatgtagaTGTGTGAGCATAAATAACAACACAAGACCAAGGAGCTAAAAGTAACAGATAAACCAAACTTCTTGCACCAATTTGTCACTAGTTGAGAAACCCAGGCACAGACAGAGAAGTTGAAACTGCAATCCAGTAAGATGATTAAGCCTTATATCCATAATGACAATCATTATCTGCACAATCACTGCACTGTATGTGTGGATAAAAACATCCGTGTCTACAGTGTTGAAATAAAATGTATTCTAATCATCAATAACATGGACAATGAGGACAAGAGTGATTCACTGGGCACAGCACTGCTGGACATAATGACCATCCTCTGACTGGAACATTAGCTATCACTAATGTGGAGACCTAGAGTTTAAAGTGTACAGTGTCGGAAACTCCATAAGGCTGTTTGCAGAAAATTCTTTTGCGTATAGGAATGTTGCAACGTTAGAAAAACAGCATAATGCAGGTGAACTTGTAAAGGATAAACACTGTAAGGACTGGCAGTTAAAGTTTATATAAATAAAAGCAATAAGCTGAACATAGACAGACACATTACTGTTCAGTTACATGACAGGAGAACATTGGAAACTGTAAGAACCACAAAAAATTTAACACAATATTGACTGTTCACTCTAAAATGACTCGATGAGGAGGTGGGGGCGGCTGATAGGCGTAACCATTTCAATAGAAGTCAGAAGATTGTGTCTGGGACTTCAGATCAATATTCACTTGTTTCCAGTTGTTAAATTTCAATACTGCGTGCTAGCACATTGACATTGTAACGTAACTGTTTCCATGTTAACTTTGCACTATGATTACAGCCACATACAGAGGATATCCCCTTGTCAGTATTAAATTTTAATAATATAGTTTCATTTTCAAGTATTTAGCCACACACAGTATAGTGTTATCTGTTAACGAAGGCAGAGTCAGTTAGCTCACTAATAAAGCTGTGGGTATCTCAAAAACAGCTATAAATATACTCTGACCCTCCACCAAGCCTTCTTAGAATCAACAACTAGTATACCCAGCAAgagtggaataaccacataaaactaGTAGTAAGGAAATCAGATCTGAGATTCACTGCAAAGGCTCAGGGACATGTGATTTTTCAAAATGGAAATGGGCAATGTATTTGTGCCCTATGCTTTATTTTAGACAGCTGGCTACCTCGAGTAATGACATAAGAGTGTACACACAGGAAATTTTGGCCACGAAACACACACCCATCATTAGGTGCTCTGTATGTCCCCAATGCAACATTCCTGTAGTTGCAATCCCAGTATAATTAAAAGGCTATCGATAAGAATAATTACCAACATAAAATAAGTTTTAGCATTAAAAATCCAGTACATCTCAAACCAATAGAATGGTTGACTGAATGAGTGCATGCTTTACTACATGACCAAAATTTCGTAGAAAGTAAAAATGCTAATGTCTAATGGTAAGAAATTATCAATGAATATTGAGATAAAACATGATTAACAAAATTCACTTTGTGGAAGTTACAGGTAACACTTTCGTGCATATCCGCTCCTGAATAAAACTTACCTCCCAGTTCCCTCACTATTTTTTCTCTTCTTTGAACGTACAGATTTTTGAACTGATTGTGTTTTACTATGGCCTTTTGAGTTACTCTGTCTACTGCTACTTTTCACATGTGGTGATAGTTTTATTTTATGAGAAGTGGCACCTGGTAGTTCTGGCAGCTTCTTGTGAACAGAAGATGAATTCAAAATCTGTGTTAAATGCGTCTTTTGTACACCTGCCTCACTATGGAgttttttcatttttgcttttgACTGTTTCTTTATTTGATGATATGCACTTTGTTCTGTGGCTTTTGACTGTTTCACAGTTTGGTGAGTACTTGATTTTTGATGAGCAAAGTGAGAGTTGCTGCTATGAAAAATATCTTGTTCAACAGACATTGGCACTGAAGGCAAGGAATGCATGCGAGATGTTTCATTACTTTGTGATGATTTTCGCACTGAACTTTCAGCATGGCACACATTTAAATCTGTATGAGTATCACTGTGTGAGCACATCACTTTTCTCCAAGAGCCACCACTACTTGTGGCATCAGAATACATAACACTTTCACTAGTCTCCAAACTCATCTGTGTATGTTCCTCTGTTTGAGAATAATCACTGTCAGTAAGACTATGCTGTATATTCCTAACATCCAGATTCTGTACTGTGTTTTGAATATCATTACTAGGTACAGGCTGCGTCAGTTGAATATTTTGACAGTCTTCACAGTCTTCTATCTTTGGTACTATGGATGCAAAGGCACTGCTTGTATCAGGTATCTTCGCTGGTGCTGGAACATACAGATTTCACTTAACAGTCTCTCAAGCAGTAGCACAGAGTCAAAATTAGGAAAGTGCAATACAAACCTACAGACAGAGAGGAAACATTATCCATATGTTTTCTTTCTATTGCTTTTTTTCAGATTAATGTTGATCAAATATTTGCAGTTGCTGTGTCATGTTAAACTATattagaataataaataaaaatatagtccATCACTACATAAGTAAATCATTAAAAATTACCAGAAAAAAGAAATCCTGTTAACCTCGACAGAGTCAACCTATGAAAGTGAAAATAACCTTACACATGTGTGTCAAATTATTCTCTGATTTTATAAGCAACACCTATAAATGGAGTAGGAATATGTATGTCAAGCAGAATTCTCCAAATTATCATTCATTACGAGACGGAAAAATATTACAACAGTGAAATATGTTTTACGATTTTTTCTTCGCATGCCCTTTTCAATATAAAAACCAATAAAGTCAGTCTGGCAATGTACAGGTGTATAGTTTTTTTCTTGCATTCAATGTTCTATTTACAAGCCCTAAAAAGCTGAAATTCAACTCTGTTTAATACATTTATATAGGAATAAAATAGTTACTCCAccactttttaatgtttttgttgctTGGTCCATAACTCTGGATTAATAGA
This region includes:
- the LOC126177169 gene encoding transcription factor Ken-like, translated to MACQFYCPRHYGLTMNAVNDFVQQHSFVDVKLVCKNKKTVYSHKLILASASPFLKAVIEEMNNSDDMATLFLPDFDYNIVTLLLTFLCEGIMKLTWEELGEFRELCNGLGMNFPGADVVKVLNESHYSQTSKATDIEANPIANTERGIRTSSSLVSSREAFHTPAKIPDTSSAFASIVPKIEDCEDCQNIQLTQPVPSNDIQNTVQNLDVRNIQHSLTDSDYSQTEEHTQMSLETSESVMYSDATSSGGSWRKVMCSHSDTHTDLNVCHAESSVRKSSQSNETSRMHSLPSVPMSVEQDIFHSSNSHFAHQKSSTHQTVKQSKATEQSAYHQIKKQSKAKMKKLHSEAGVQKTHLTQILNSSSVHKKLPELPGATSHKIKLSPHVKSSSRQSNSKGHSKTQSVQKSVRSKKRKNSEGTGR